The following proteins come from a genomic window of Hydractinia symbiolongicarpus strain clone_291-10 chromosome 2, HSymV2.1, whole genome shotgun sequence:
- the LOC130630161 gene encoding uncharacterized protein LOC130630161 — MNVPPENQDILLEHNYANNVPHENAVVNGDHNYAIPRLHNDLDVVAARRRVDAQRHREQRPNETLEQAQQRRAADALRQNARRAAENVEDANARQQVDAQRQRANRENELPQQAAVRRRAELLRHRARVQRFLNLARINNVLPPTHSAGEFTIVCEHCRAIKFNNENHFKCCHNGKVALPAILQFPAEIRELLSNDSAQAKQFRKHIRVYNNAFSFASLSANIRPPPGRGPPCFRICGQLFHRYGALLPAQNEVPNFSQLYIVEAAAALNMRIENPTHAHCNRETMQIIQDVLNRDSSYAAAYRNMAEVEREETARAAAENRQPSVVSMVMREGNDRRRYNAPLHQEVAAIFVGNDGAPPAARDIVVYPRNQPLRQIPHISCNIDPMMYPILFPRGEPGWDPNMAHVREHATGVRNRLTQLEYYIYRIAIRREFSALHLAGKLFQQFLVDAYVKVEGQRLAFIRRNQNQLRAESYQGLLDYLQNAADQRNLQAGNVVVLPSTFSGSPRNMHQLYLDAMALVSKKGKPDLFLTFTCNPKWPEIVTNLLPGQSASDRPDLVARVFKLKLLALKKDLKDGVLGVLCAHVDVIEFQKRGLPHVHMLLHLHNEFKLRNADDIDLLICAQIPDQNQDAELHDIIKSCMIHGPCGHLNNTSPCMKEGECTKHFPKQFNDGTVINVDGYPMYHRPDNGRTVRIRNLDVDNRWVVPYNPFLCKKYMAHINLEACVSIKSVKYLYKYIYKGYDTAHIEINERIDHDEVTTFLDARYVSAPEATWRLCEFPMHTQSHSIIRLPVHLPNHQQVFFREGNEAVAADRAENSKTMLTAWFQLNQQDQHAQRLFYTEIPYHFVFRNTQQQKRWVVRQRGAEKIVSRMYNASIREGERYFLRVLLLHVPGATSFDDLRHFEENIYASFRDACLARGLLADDNLWIRTMNELVEYASPSKMRKAFSFILIHGEPNNPHELWETFRAAMMEDYLRHHPEVQAEQMVLGKIKGVIQQFGKRLTDFGLPALQEALLDDLPNAEEMRQEAVNIRPLLNAKQVHVADSIINAVTNSNINVANIFFLDGPGGTGKTFTYNYIIKEVIARNLCVATCAWTGIAATLLQNGKTVHSLFKLPVPVLDGCTCNIKPNSDHAAFLRRQVIIIFDEASMIPKYALEAIDRMFRDICNSEIPFAGKVILLGGDFRQVLPVVRRAGPAQIVEVCLKSSELWHLTRIFHLHTNMRAGEGEQVFAEFLLNLGSGRVPQKPDDPNQGCIEIPHECVLQPNENIVTSIFSELDDVEFSRCVILTPTNEEALEINEQILNQIPGDTRTYYSIDSVVSDDQEEIDLYPMEFINSLTPSGMPPHQLNVKVGSVVMLLGNLSLKDGLCNGTRLMVRNLRANVIDCEILTGIRRGDRVLIPRVSLCPNDTNLPFQIKRTQFPLRLSYALTINKSQGQTFEKVGIFLRRPCFSHGQLYVAFSRARSFQAVKVQVVNTFKQGYVGDRCFTKNIVFPQVL, encoded by the coding sequence ATGAATGTTCCTCCAGAAAATCAAGATATTTTATTGGAACATAACTATGCAAATAATGTTCCCCATGAAAACGCTGTTGTGAATGGTGATCATAATTATGCAATTCCCCGCTTACATAATGATTTGGATGTTGTTGCTGCGCGGCGAAGAGTTGATGCTCAACGTCACAGGGAACAGAGACCCAATGAAACTTTAGAACAGGCCCAACAGCGTAGAGCAGCAGATGCTCTACGCCAAAACGCAAGACGAGCAGCTGAAAACGTAGAAGACGCAAATGCTCGCCAACAGGTAGATGCACAACGTCAACGTGCGAATAGAGAAAATGAATTACCCCAGCAAGCAGCAGTAAGACGTAGGGCAGAATTATTGCGTCATCGAGCTAGGGTTCAACGTTTCTTAAATTTAGCTAGAATTAACAATGTTTTGCCTCCTACACATTCTGCAGGTGAGTTTACTATTGTGTGTGAGCATTGTCGAGCTATTAAATTTAATAATGAAAATCATTTTAAGTGTTGTCACAATGGCAAAGTGGCCCTGCCTGCTATATTACAATTTCCTGCTGAAATACGTGAATTGTTAAGCAACGACTCTGCCCAAGCTAAACAGTTTCGTAAGCATATCAGAGTATACAATAATGCATTTAGTTTTGCTTCTTTGTCAGCAAACATTCGACCACCACCAGGTCGTGGACCCCCCTGTTTTAGAATATGTGGTCAATTATTTCACAGGTATGGTGCTTTATTACCTGCTCAGAATGAAGTACCTAATTTTAGCCAATTGTATATTGTAGAAGCTGCAGCTGCCTTAAACATGCGTATTGAGAATCCAACACATGCTCATTGTAATCGCGAAACAATGCAGATAATTCAAGATGTTCTTAACAGGGATTCTTCATATGCTGCAGCTTATAGAAATATGGCTGAAGTGGAACGTGAAGAAACAGCCAGAGCAGCTGCGGAAAACAGACAGCCTTCTGTTGTAAGTATGGTAATGCGCGAGGGTAATGATCGCAGAAGGTATAATGCACCCTTGCATCAGGAAGTTGCTGCCATCTTTGTTGGTAATGATGGAGCACCTCCTGCTGCAAGAGATATTGTTGTTTATCCACGTAATCAACCTTTGCGGCAAATCCCTCATATATCATGCAATATTGATCCTATGATGTATCCCATTTTATTTCCACGTGGTGAGCCGGGTTGGGACCCAAATATGGCCCATGTCAGGGAGCATGCAACTGGAGTTAGAAATAGGCTAACCCAGTTGGAATATTATATTTACCGCATTGCTATTAGGCGAGAATTTTCTGCCCTTCATCTAGCAGGCAAATTGTTTCAGCAATTTTTAGTAGATGCATATGTTAAAGTTGAAGGCCAACGGCTTGCATTTATTCGCCGAAATCAAAACCAGCTTCGAGCAGAGTCCTACCAAGGACTTCTGGATTACCTCCAAAATGCTGCAGATCAACGTAACTTACAAGCAGGTAATGTTGTTGTCTTGCCTTCCACCTTTTCTGGCTCACCCCGTAACATGCATCAGTTGTACCTTGATGCAATGGCATTGGTTTCAAAGAAGGGTAAGCCAGATTTGTTCTTGACTTTTACTTGCAATCCAAAATGGCCAGAAATTGTTACTAATTTGTTACCTGGTCAATCTGCTTCTGATAGACCGGATTTGGTTGCAagggtttttaaattaaaattactagctttgaaaaaagatttaaaagacGGTGTATTGGGTGTTCTGTGTGCACATGTAGATGTTATTGAATTTCAAAAAAGAGGTTTACCGCATGTTCATATGCTTTTACATCTACACAATGAGTTTAAATTACGAAATGCTGATGATattgacttattaatttgtGCACAGATTCCGGATCAAAACCAAGATGCTGAATTGCATGATATAATAAAGTCATGTATGATCCATGGGCCATGTGGCCACCTTAATAATACATCTCCGTGCATGAAAGAGGGTGAGTGTACTAAGCATTTTCCTAAGCAGTTTAATGACGGAACTGTTATAAATGTTGATGGTTATCCCATGTACCATCGCCCTGATAATGGAAGAACGGTAAGAATTCGAAACTTAGATGTTGATAATAGGTGGGTTGTGCCTTATAACCCTTtcctatgtaaaaaatatatggcaCATATAAACTTGGAAGCGTGTGTGTCAATTAAAAGTGTTAAGTAtttgtataaatatatttacaaaggTTATGATACTGCACACATAGAAATCAATGAGCGGATCGATCATGATGAAGTAACAACATTCTTAGATGCCAGATATGTGTCTGCACCTGAAGCAACTTGGCGTCTCTGTGAATTTCCTATGCATACTCAGAGTCATTCCATCATAAGACTTCCTGTTCACCTTCCAAATCACCAACAAGTGTTTTTTAGGGAAGGCAACGAGGCTGTTGCTGCTGACAGGGCTGAAAATTCTAAGACGATGTTAACAGCCTGGTTTCAATTAAATCAGCAGGACCAGCATGCGCAACGACTTTTTTACACTGAAATACCTTACCACTTTGTTTTTCGGAatacacaacaacaaaaacggtGGGTAGTTAGGCAACGCGGTGCTGAAAAGATAGTAAGTAGAATGTATAATGCCAGTATCCGCGAAGGTGAAAGGTATTTTTTGCGCGTCCTTCTATTGCATGTCCCTGGTGCTACGTCTTTTGACGACTTAAGACATTTCGAAGAAAATATTTATGCTTCTTTTAGGGATGCATGCTTAGCACGAGGATTGTTAGCTGATGATAATCTTTGGATTCGCACCATGAACGAGTTAGTGGAATATGCTTCTCCATCTAAAATGAGAAAAGCGTTTTCTTTTATATTGATTCACGGTGAACCGAATAACCCACATGAATTGTGGGAAACCTTTCGTGCTGCTATGATGGAGGATTACTTACGTCACCACCCTGAAGTACAGGCAGAACAAATGGTGCTAGGTAAAATTAAAGGGGTTATTCAGCAATTTGGTAAGCGTcttactgattttggtcttcctGCTTTACAGGAAGCTTTGCTTGATGATTTGCCAAATGCTGAAGAAATGAGGCAGGAGGCTGTAAATATCAGGCCTTTGTTAAATGCTAAGCAGGTTCATGTAGCTGATTCTATTATAAATGCCGTCACCAATAGTAACATTAATGTTGCCAATATTTTCTTCCTAGATGGGCCAGGTGGCACAGGTAAAACTTTTACATATAATTATATTATTAAGGAAGTTATTGCGAGAAATCTGTGTGTTGCTACTTGTGCCTGGACAGGTATTGCTGCCACATTATTGCAGAATGGTAAGACTGTCCACTCTCTTTTCAAGTTACCAGTCCCTGTTTTAGACGGCTGTACATGTAATATCAAACCCAATAGTGATCATGCAGCATTTTTAAGAAGACAGGTCATCATTATATTTGATGAAGCCAGCATGATACCTAAATATGCTTTGGAAGCTATTGACAGAATGTTTAGGGATATATGTAATAGTGAAATTCCCTTTGCAGGTAAAGTTATTCTTCTGGGAGGAGATTTCCGTCAAGTACTCCCTGTTGTCAGAAGAGCCGGACCTGCACAAATTGTAGAAGTTTGTTTGAAAAGCTCAGAACTCTGGCACTTGACTCGAATTTTCCACCTCCACACGAACATGAGAGCTGGAGAAGGAGAGCAAGTCTttgctgaatttcttttaaacctTGGTAGTGGTCGGGTGCCACAAAAACCAGATGATCCAAATCAAGGTTGTATTGAAATTCCCCATGAATGTGTTCTGCAACCTAATGAAAATATCGTTACTTCTATCTTTAGTGAATTAGATGACGTGGAATTTTCACGTTGTGTCATCTTAACCCCAACAAACGAAGAAGCGTTggaaataaatgaacaaattttGAATCAAATTCCTGGTGATACCCGTACATATTACAGTATCGACTCTGTTGTTTCGGATGATCAAGAAGAAATTGATTTATATCCCATGGAGTTTATTAATTCCTTAACTCCAAGTGGTATGCCACCACACCAATTAAATGTCAAAGTTGGATCTGTTGTAATGTTGTTGGGAAATCTGTCCCTTAAAGACGGTCTTTGTAATGGTACAAGGTTAATGGTTCGTAATCTGCGTGCAAATGTTATCGATTGTGAAATTCTTACCGGTATTCGTAGAGGTGATCGTGTGTTAATTCCGAGAGTGTCCCTCTGTCCAAATGATACAAATCTACCCTTTCAAATTAAACGCACCCAGTTTCCTTTAAGATTGTCTTACGCATTGACTATAAATAAAAGTCAAGGCCAAACTTTTGAGAAAGTTGGTATATTTTTACGTAGACCTTGCTTTAGTCATGGCCAACTTTATGTTGCATTTTCACGTGCTCGGTCATTTCAAGCAGTTAAAGTACAGGTTGTTAATACTTTTAAGCAAGGTTATGTAGGAGATAggtgttttacaaaaaatattgtttttccacAAGTATTATAA